A part of Blastopirellula marina genomic DNA contains:
- a CDS encoding efflux RND transporter periplasmic adaptor subunit encodes MSQPTETSSQGILSTIVKIVPSVLVIGALGAAWLAVHHMNTTDEEHGEATDDHATEEVVADVLTLPPGKVSSAQLVIAPVSTEMIQHSHIVPGRIIYDPTKHIEVRSPIDGVLRSVEVNPGDQVTKGQLLATVTSPEIGKARAELLRCEAEGKLVAAQTERTKQIADNLQHYANLLAEDAEPEKIEAELKNRSLGNFGKTLQPAHSKLKLSRDLLSNIQPLSETGAISGKTFRERESQFEVARAEFQATLDQAIFDAQQSQRQADADLADAQRQVEIARDQLRSLLGDDQAATLEKSGENISELRVVATMDGTIEARHFAANERVYRADSLFTLADTSSLYVDANIRENDWPAVRIKPGTEVRITLPALVGQTFHAHVKYVGREVAPETNSVPVVASLSNPEGLLRPGMFARVTLPISDPKRSLAVSAESIVHHDDREFVFVQIGEYEFQCVEVETGLHSEEWVEIRGGLEGNEKVVQKGAFLLKSEWLLEGEAE; translated from the coding sequence ATGTCTCAGCCAACCGAAACAAGTAGCCAAGGCATCCTCTCCACGATCGTTAAGATCGTCCCGTCGGTCCTCGTCATCGGGGCCCTGGGGGCGGCGTGGCTCGCCGTGCATCACATGAACACCACCGACGAAGAGCATGGCGAAGCGACCGATGACCACGCGACTGAGGAAGTCGTCGCCGACGTGCTGACACTTCCACCTGGCAAAGTGAGTTCGGCCCAGCTGGTCATCGCGCCGGTATCGACCGAGATGATTCAGCACTCGCATATCGTCCCTGGCCGCATCATTTACGACCCAACGAAACATATCGAGGTCCGCTCGCCCATCGACGGTGTTCTGCGCAGCGTCGAAGTAAATCCTGGCGATCAGGTGACAAAGGGCCAACTGCTGGCCACCGTCACCAGTCCCGAAATTGGCAAAGCCCGCGCCGAACTGCTTCGCTGCGAAGCAGAAGGCAAATTGGTCGCTGCCCAAACCGAGCGAACCAAACAGATCGCTGACAACTTGCAGCATTATGCCAATCTGCTCGCTGAAGATGCCGAACCAGAGAAGATTGAAGCAGAATTGAAAAACCGTTCGCTCGGCAACTTTGGCAAGACCTTGCAGCCTGCTCACTCGAAGCTGAAACTCTCGCGCGATCTGCTGAGCAACATTCAACCTCTTTCGGAAACGGGGGCCATTTCTGGCAAGACCTTCCGCGAACGCGAATCGCAATTCGAGGTGGCTCGAGCCGAATTTCAGGCCACGCTCGATCAGGCGATTTTCGACGCCCAGCAATCGCAACGGCAAGCAGACGCCGATCTGGCCGATGCCCAGCGGCAAGTCGAGATCGCCCGCGATCAACTTCGATCGCTCTTGGGTGACGACCAAGCCGCCACGCTCGAAAAGTCGGGCGAGAACATCTCGGAACTGCGTGTTGTCGCCACGATGGATGGCACGATCGAAGCGCGACACTTTGCCGCTAACGAACGTGTTTACCGTGCGGACAGCTTGTTCACACTGGCCGATACTTCTTCGCTGTATGTCGATGCCAACATTCGCGAAAACGACTGGCCGGCTGTTCGGATTAAACCGGGCACCGAGGTTCGGATCACGTTGCCCGCGCTCGTCGGCCAGACGTTTCACGCGCATGTGAAATATGTCGGCCGCGAAGTTGCTCCAGAAACAAACAGTGTGCCGGTGGTGGCTTCGTTGAGCAATCCCGAAGGCTTGCTTCGTCCTGGGATGTTCGCTCGAGTGACGCTGCCGATCAGCGATCCGAAACGTTCGCTCGCGGTCAGTGCCGAATCGATCGTGCATCACGACGATCGCGAATTTGTCTTCGTACAAATCGGTGAATACGAGTTTCAATGCGTCGAAGTCGAAACCGGCCTGCACTCGGAAGAATGGGTTGAGATTCGTGGCGGATTGGAAGGGAACGAAAAGGTCGTTCAAAAAGGCGCGTTCCTGCTTAAATCGGAATGGCTGTTGGAAGGTGAAGCGGAATAA
- a CDS encoding nuclear transport factor 2 family protein yields the protein MTIDLPQPIASYFLADRGSSEAIAACFTPDAVVRDEGHTYQGRSEIQSWKTEAAAKYVYTCEPLTIEQNAEASVVTCRLEGNFPGSPADLRFVFHLAGDKIASLEIAP from the coding sequence ATGACGATCGATCTTCCTCAACCTATTGCGTCTTACTTTCTCGCGGACCGCGGATCAAGCGAAGCCATCGCGGCCTGCTTCACGCCGGATGCCGTTGTTCGAGACGAGGGGCATACCTATCAAGGTCGCTCCGAGATCCAGTCTTGGAAGACGGAAGCTGCCGCGAAATATGTTTATACCTGTGAACCGTTAACCATCGAGCAAAATGCCGAGGCATCGGTTGTGACGTGTCGGCTGGAAGGGAACTTCCCGGGAAGTCCCGCTGATCTTCGATTTGTTTTTCACCTTGCTGGTGACAAAATCGCCTCGCTGGAAATCGCACCGTAG
- a CDS encoding amidohydrolase family protein has translation MKYRYLLSWCLLAIFSVAVMAEAPQQTSRHDEGLRRHPVEVFAITNAKVVTEPGAEPVATTIVVRNSKIVAMGKDAQIPPEADVVDLEGKFIYPGFIDSYGEVSFDASNQRPPSSYWNSNIRSDFSVSSAIKSSDLAANDYRKQGFVARLIAPQDGILRGQSAIYSLDEGDVQYRQLRDGFALAGQLTLNRRGPRGSYPNSPMGAVALARQAFYDAGWYRDAQKASEKDASLLLPETNITLDAMKPYLEGDLPVMLETSDEQFATRADIFAREFGLDLIVIGSGREYRRLDDIAAMKRTFVVPVNFPKAPNVATPEAASSTTLLSLMHWDHAPENLARLSEKDVEILLTAHRLDSVSQFLKNLSTAVERGFDADAALAAMTTVPAKRLGIADQLGTIESGKLASFVVTSKPLFEKGSDVVETWVNGKRYEHENPAPEQLAADWKIEIQSPPKDASSVILMNLTGPKNMKGTIRPAETTPKFKEKVELKSLKYEEGRIVGQFIADKFGPRGVATLSITFQEDEDSMLGTLRWPDGTVSPVTMTASGMEEEKEEKQEEADDKEDEKKDEDQKDDKKPQLASFPVQYPLGSFGTVTPPADAGLVAFKGATIWTCGEQGILKNATVLIEDGKIKAVGTDLEVPDDATVVDASGLHISPGLIDCHSHIATDGGINESGQAITAEVRIGDFIDADDIDIYWQLAGGLTSSNILHGSANPIGGQNQVIKMRWGLSAEQLKFQGAPQGIKFALGENVKQSNWGDDYTSRYPQTRMGVEQIFRDEFREAQEYRAAQKAYSESKQGLPPRKDLELEAVAEILEGSRWVHCHSYRQDEILALIRVLDQFDVQIGSFQHILEGYKVADAMAKHGATGSSFSDWWAYKFEVKDSIPYNGAIMHNQGIVVSFNSDDGEMGRRMNQEAAKAVKYGDVSPEEALKFVTLNAAIQLRIEDRVGSIEVGKDADLAIWNASPLSNFAVCQQTWIDGRKYFDREDAEAGKAKFADMKNTLIQKILDSRAPMMKPGEHAEDPSDLWPRCDEFCHAHGDHGHEHEHEHH, from the coding sequence ATGAAGTATCGCTACTTGCTTAGTTGGTGCCTGCTCGCCATCTTCTCTGTCGCTGTGATGGCCGAAGCGCCGCAGCAAACGTCCCGCCACGATGAAGGTCTTCGCCGCCATCCGGTCGAGGTCTTTGCGATCACCAATGCCAAGGTCGTGACCGAACCAGGTGCCGAGCCGGTGGCGACCACGATTGTGGTTCGCAACTCCAAGATCGTGGCGATGGGCAAAGACGCTCAAATTCCGCCCGAAGCGGATGTGGTCGATTTGGAAGGGAAGTTCATTTATCCCGGCTTCATCGATAGCTACGGCGAAGTCTCGTTCGATGCCTCGAATCAGCGTCCGCCATCTTCTTATTGGAATTCCAATATCCGATCCGATTTCAGCGTCAGTTCGGCGATCAAAAGCTCGGATTTGGCTGCGAACGATTATCGCAAGCAAGGGTTCGTCGCTCGTTTGATCGCACCGCAAGATGGCATCCTCCGCGGACAAAGTGCGATCTACTCGCTGGATGAGGGGGACGTGCAATATCGCCAACTGCGCGATGGTTTTGCCCTGGCCGGTCAGTTGACGCTCAATCGCCGCGGTCCGCGGGGCAGCTATCCGAATTCCCCCATGGGTGCCGTCGCGCTGGCCCGCCAGGCGTTCTACGATGCCGGCTGGTATCGCGATGCGCAGAAGGCTTCCGAGAAAGATGCTTCGCTGCTGTTGCCCGAAACCAACATCACCCTCGACGCAATGAAGCCGTACCTGGAGGGCGACTTACCTGTAATGCTGGAGACAAGCGACGAGCAGTTCGCTACCCGGGCGGATATCTTTGCCCGCGAGTTCGGTCTCGACTTGATCGTGATTGGCAGCGGTCGTGAGTATCGTCGCTTGGATGACATTGCCGCGATGAAGCGAACCTTCGTGGTGCCGGTCAACTTCCCGAAAGCCCCAAATGTGGCCACACCGGAAGCGGCTTCTTCGACGACGTTACTTTCACTGATGCACTGGGATCATGCTCCGGAGAACCTGGCGCGTCTGTCGGAGAAAGATGTCGAGATCTTGCTAACCGCCCATCGGTTGGATTCGGTTTCGCAGTTCCTTAAAAACCTGAGCACCGCGGTCGAACGTGGCTTTGATGCGGACGCCGCCCTCGCAGCCATGACGACCGTTCCGGCCAAACGCCTGGGAATCGCCGATCAGCTCGGCACGATTGAATCGGGCAAGCTGGCCAGCTTTGTGGTCACCTCGAAGCCGCTGTTCGAGAAGGGCTCAGACGTGGTCGAGACCTGGGTGAACGGCAAGCGGTACGAACATGAGAACCCGGCTCCTGAGCAGCTGGCAGCCGATTGGAAAATCGAAATTCAGAGCCCGCCAAAAGATGCTTCGAGTGTAATTCTGATGAACTTGACCGGTCCGAAGAACATGAAGGGAACGATTCGACCCGCCGAAACGACCCCGAAGTTCAAGGAAAAGGTTGAGCTGAAGTCGCTGAAGTACGAAGAAGGACGCATCGTCGGACAGTTCATTGCCGACAAGTTTGGTCCGCGTGGTGTGGCGACGTTGTCGATCACCTTCCAGGAAGATGAAGACTCGATGCTCGGAACGCTGCGTTGGCCAGACGGAACGGTCTCGCCCGTAACGATGACCGCATCGGGCATGGAAGAAGAAAAGGAAGAGAAGCAGGAAGAAGCGGACGACAAGGAAGACGAGAAAAAAGACGAAGACCAAAAGGACGACAAAAAGCCACAACTGGCCAGCTTCCCAGTTCAATATCCGTTGGGTTCGTTCGGCACGGTGACTCCTCCGGCGGACGCGGGCCTGGTGGCTTTCAAGGGAGCGACCATCTGGACTTGTGGCGAGCAAGGCATTCTCAAGAACGCAACGGTCTTGATTGAAGATGGCAAGATCAAAGCGGTTGGTACCGACCTGGAAGTGCCCGACGACGCAACGGTGGTCGATGCTTCCGGTCTGCATATCTCGCCCGGTTTGATCGACTGTCACTCGCACATCGCCACCGACGGCGGTATCAACGAAAGTGGTCAGGCCATCACGGCTGAAGTTCGGATTGGTGACTTCATCGATGCGGACGATATCGATATCTACTGGCAACTTGCCGGCGGTTTGACGTCATCCAACATCTTGCATGGTTCAGCCAACCCAATCGGTGGTCAGAACCAGGTGATCAAAATGCGTTGGGGCTTGTCGGCCGAACAGCTCAAGTTCCAAGGGGCCCCGCAGGGGATCAAGTTTGCCTTGGGTGAAAACGTCAAACAAAGCAACTGGGGCGATGACTACACCAGTCGCTACCCGCAAACGCGCATGGGGGTCGAACAGATCTTCCGCGACGAGTTCCGCGAAGCTCAAGAGTATCGCGCCGCCCAGAAAGCTTATTCTGAGTCGAAGCAAGGCTTGCCGCCACGCAAAGATTTGGAACTGGAAGCGGTGGCTGAGATTCTGGAAGGTTCCCGCTGGGTCCATTGCCATAGCTATCGCCAGGACGAAATCTTGGCACTGATCCGCGTGCTCGATCAGTTCGACGTTCAGATCGGATCGTTCCAGCACATCTTGGAAGGCTATAAAGTGGCCGACGCGATGGCCAAGCATGGAGCGACCGGTTCTTCTTTCTCCGACTGGTGGGCTTACAAGTTCGAGGTGAAGGATTCGATTCCTTACAACGGTGCGATCATGCACAATCAAGGAATCGTCGTCTCATTCAACTCCGACGACGGTGAGATGGGACGTCGCATGAATCAGGAAGCTGCCAAGGCCGTGAAGTACGGTGACGTCAGCCCTGAGGAAGCGCTGAAGTTCGTCACGCTCAATGCGGCCATTCAGCTGCGAATTGAGGACCGCGTCGGCTCGATTGAAGTGGGCAAAGACGCCGACTTGGCGATTTGGAATGCTTCGCCCCTGTCGAACTTCGCCGTCTGCCAGCAAACTTGGATCGACGGTCGCAAGTACTTCGATCGCGAAGATGCCGAAGCAGGCAAAGCGAAGTTCGCCGACATGAAGAACACGTTGATCCAAAAGATCCTCGATTCGCGGGCACCGATGATGAAGCCAGGCGAGCACGCAGAAGATCCTTCCGACTTGTGGCCCCGTTGCGACGAATTCTGTCACGCACATGGTGATCATGGGCACGAACATGAGCACGAGCATCACTAG
- a CDS encoding sensor histidine kinase — protein MTTSPSARNYPIQPWRAAVTILLVVFLGEVTVMLLLPVLLSESHVSWTAAFADAVLLTLVLFPVLWFTMIRPLQRLALMRADLLETFVSLQEEERRRIAFDLHDEIGQSLTSVMMGLRTIGNQPDGSSDPQRLNDLRNIVNHAVHEVRRIANGLRPAALDHLGLEGALERMAEDLRQIHDLEVDLTLEVSDYSVLSVPVQTAVYRIIQEATTNVVRHAKAQRVRVLVASRSGELLLEIEDNGAGLPSEVNTTEASGLGLTSISQRASLLGGQLVILSPPGGGTFLRVKLPVRQ, from the coding sequence ATGACCACTTCTCCCTCCGCCAGGAATTATCCGATTCAGCCGTGGCGTGCTGCCGTGACCATCTTGCTCGTGGTGTTCCTCGGGGAAGTCACGGTGATGCTGCTGTTGCCGGTCCTGCTGAGCGAAAGTCACGTCTCGTGGACGGCCGCGTTCGCTGATGCCGTGTTGCTGACGTTAGTGTTGTTTCCCGTGCTGTGGTTTACGATGATTCGCCCTCTACAGCGTTTGGCTCTGATGCGGGCCGACTTGCTAGAAACGTTTGTCTCGCTGCAGGAAGAAGAACGTCGTCGGATCGCGTTTGACCTGCACGACGAAATCGGCCAGTCGCTGACTTCGGTGATGATGGGACTGCGAACGATTGGCAACCAGCCGGATGGTTCCAGCGACCCTCAACGATTGAACGACTTACGCAACATCGTGAACCACGCCGTGCACGAGGTCCGCCGGATTGCGAACGGCCTGCGACCTGCCGCGCTCGATCACTTGGGACTCGAAGGGGCGCTCGAGAGGATGGCGGAGGACTTGCGACAAATCCATGACTTAGAGGTCGATTTGACGCTGGAGGTAAGTGACTACTCGGTGCTTTCGGTTCCGGTACAAACGGCTGTCTACCGCATCATTCAAGAAGCCACGACTAATGTGGTACGGCACGCCAAAGCTCAGCGCGTTCGGGTGCTGGTCGCCAGTCGCAGCGGGGAGCTGCTTTTGGAAATCGAAGACAACGGCGCCGGACTTCCGAGCGAGGTCAATACGACAGAAGCAAGCGGCTTGGGGCTGACCAGCATCTCGCAGCGTGCATCGCTGTTGGGTGGGCAACTGGTCATCCTTTCTCCGCCAGGCGGCGGAACTTTCCTTCGTGTGAAACTGCCGGTGCGACAATGA
- a CDS encoding winged helix-turn-helix transcriptional regulator produces MAAQTEDEDNEHEPLRKLLSILASPWTLLLLHRLHMEGPKRFGELRRRLGSISTKTLTERLRLLEAEGWISRHYEPTVPPQVTYAITPKVLELDGVMVELDRIAERWYGNQK; encoded by the coding sequence ATGGCCGCGCAGACTGAAGACGAAGACAACGAGCACGAACCGCTCCGTAAGCTGTTATCAATTCTGGCCAGTCCCTGGACCTTGTTGCTGCTGCATCGGCTGCACATGGAAGGTCCAAAGCGATTCGGAGAACTGAGGCGGCGCTTGGGCTCGATCTCGACCAAAACCCTCACCGAACGGTTGCGCCTTCTTGAGGCGGAAGGATGGATCTCACGGCACTACGAACCGACCGTCCCACCTCAAGTCACCTACGCCATCACACCCAAGGTGCTAGAGCTGGATGGTGTGATGGTCGAACTCGATCGCATTGCCGAACGATGGTACGGCAATCAGAAATAG
- a CDS encoding NIPSNAP family protein: MKTMFSDYLRVVMPVLMLFFAGGLLAAEPPVTDNLPESSPSKSEAKPSQTPQLFELRVYTAAPGKMDALHKRFRDHTLRLFAKHGIKSIGYWTAKQEPNEERLYYLVAYPDLESREKMLVQGIAVDAEFRQAVAESTQDGPLTTNIESILLTPTDYSPLK, encoded by the coding sequence ATGAAAACCATGTTTTCGGATTACCTTCGTGTCGTGATGCCGGTGCTGATGCTGTTTTTCGCCGGGGGTTTGCTGGCTGCCGAGCCGCCTGTTACTGATAACTTGCCCGAGTCATCACCGAGCAAAAGCGAAGCCAAGCCTAGCCAAACACCGCAACTTTTCGAGCTTCGCGTTTACACCGCGGCGCCCGGCAAAATGGATGCCCTGCACAAACGTTTTCGCGACCACACGCTACGGTTGTTCGCCAAACATGGCATCAAAAGCATCGGCTATTGGACTGCCAAACAAGAGCCAAACGAAGAACGCTTATATTATCTCGTCGCCTATCCGGACCTCGAGAGTCGTGAAAAAATGCTTGTCCAAGGAATCGCCGTCGATGCGGAATTCCGTCAGGCGGTCGCTGAGTCGACGCAAGATGGCCCGCTGACGACGAATATCGAGTCCATCTTGCTGACACCAACTGATTACTCGCCATTGAAATAG
- a CDS encoding efflux RND transporter permease subunit: protein MLTHLIDFSLKNRGLIIILTLLMAGAGFYSAIKLPIDAVPDMTNVQVQVVTDAGSLSPIEVERYVTYPVENTMGGLPDVEELRSVSKFGISVVTIVFKEGTDVYWARQLVGQRLSEAASNIPPGYGTPSLGPLTTALGEILQFEVRSNHHSPMALRTMLEWEIAPKLREVSGVTEINSHGGFYKTFEVRPDPDRMTSYGITLDTLFSHLENNNATAGGGYVVHYGEQRFVRGMSLLEDEDDIRSVVLRREADGTPILVGDVADVEVAPMTRQGAVTRDGRGEAVTGLVMMLIGENSREVVQRVKARLEEIEPTLPEGVWLEVTYDRAALIGRTLKTVLTNLTEGGLLVIVVLLFMLGSLRAGIVVALAIPLSMLFATNIMFTTGVTASLMSLGAIDFGLIVDSSVIMIENCMHRLSHNNEGKSHIQVIRDAAIEVRKPTMFGELIISVVFVPILMLQGTEGKLFRPMAMTVLFALAGSLVLSLTFMPAMASLMLPKKMEDKEVFLVRWIKYIYDPIVSRAIHYSGTTVAIALAVFALSIPIGLNLGAEFMPRLNEGDLLVEAVRLPSATLEGSIAMSTQIEKTLLKFPEVKTVFCKTGRPEIANDVMGVHQTDVWVLLKPPHDWPEEKTRDDLIEEMSEVLNSNVPGVAFGFTQPIEMRVDELVAGVKADVAVLLYGDDLNILATKGKQIEAALRKIPGAVDVKADYQANLSTINITTQPDKLARYGVDAQSVLDVISSIGGLPVGQIFDGRAKFPILVRIPTQWRENLSLLEQLPVAEAGGQPIPLKELAEIKLEETPPSIEHEAIRRRTFIAANVRGRDVASFVNEAKATIAKEVELPAGYEIQWGGDFENLQSASQRLALITPLVLLIILLLLHTSLGSVRLALLIFLAVPMAASGGIIALAMREMPFSISAGVGFIALFGVAVLNGLVWVSAAEHQRKNGMPLDQISHDTALARLRPVLMTAMVASLGFLPMALSTSDGAEMQRPLATVVIGGLITSTLLTSLVVPAIYPWFAKGLPVDEDA from the coding sequence ATGCTCACGCACCTGATTGATTTTTCGCTTAAGAATCGCGGCCTGATCATCATTTTGACGTTGTTGATGGCTGGAGCTGGTTTCTACTCGGCCATCAAATTGCCGATCGATGCCGTACCGGACATGACCAACGTGCAAGTCCAGGTCGTGACCGATGCTGGTTCGCTCTCGCCGATCGAAGTCGAACGGTATGTGACCTACCCGGTCGAAAACACCATGGGCGGTCTGCCCGACGTGGAAGAACTGCGAAGTGTCTCGAAATTCGGCATCTCGGTGGTGACCATCGTGTTTAAGGAAGGGACCGACGTTTACTGGGCCCGTCAATTGGTTGGCCAACGTCTGAGCGAAGCGGCCTCGAATATTCCGCCCGGCTACGGCACGCCTTCCCTTGGCCCGCTGACAACCGCGTTGGGCGAAATCTTGCAGTTCGAGGTCCGCAGCAATCATCATTCGCCCATGGCACTCCGCACAATGCTCGAATGGGAGATCGCCCCTAAACTCCGCGAAGTCTCCGGCGTGACCGAAATCAACTCGCATGGCGGTTTCTACAAGACGTTTGAAGTCCGCCCTGATCCTGACCGGATGACCAGCTACGGCATCACGCTCGACACGCTGTTCTCGCATTTGGAAAACAACAACGCCACGGCTGGTGGTGGTTATGTGGTGCACTACGGCGAACAGCGCTTCGTTCGTGGAATGTCGCTCTTGGAAGATGAAGACGATATTCGCTCGGTCGTCCTTCGCCGCGAAGCGGATGGCACGCCGATCCTGGTCGGCGATGTGGCGGACGTCGAAGTCGCTCCGATGACACGCCAAGGTGCCGTAACTCGCGATGGTCGGGGCGAAGCGGTCACGGGCCTGGTGATGATGCTGATCGGCGAGAACTCTCGCGAAGTCGTGCAGCGTGTGAAAGCCCGTTTGGAGGAAATCGAACCAACGTTGCCGGAAGGTGTGTGGTTGGAAGTCACGTACGATCGGGCTGCCCTGATCGGGCGAACCTTGAAAACAGTGCTGACCAACTTGACCGAAGGTGGCTTGCTGGTGATTGTCGTGCTGCTGTTCATGCTGGGCAGTCTGCGTGCGGGGATTGTGGTGGCGTTGGCAATTCCCTTGTCGATGCTGTTTGCCACCAACATCATGTTTACCACTGGTGTGACAGCCAGTTTGATGAGTCTGGGAGCGATCGACTTTGGTCTGATTGTCGACAGTTCGGTGATCATGATCGAGAACTGCATGCATCGCTTGTCGCATAACAACGAGGGCAAATCGCATATACAAGTGATTCGCGATGCAGCGATCGAAGTGCGAAAACCAACGATGTTCGGTGAATTGATCATCTCGGTCGTGTTTGTGCCGATCTTGATGCTGCAAGGCACCGAAGGCAAGCTGTTCCGCCCGATGGCGATGACCGTATTGTTTGCCTTGGCTGGTTCGCTTGTCTTGTCGCTCACCTTCATGCCAGCGATGGCTTCGCTGATGCTGCCCAAGAAAATGGAAGACAAGGAGGTGTTCCTCGTTCGCTGGATTAAATACATCTACGATCCGATCGTCAGTCGAGCGATTCATTACTCGGGAACGACCGTGGCGATCGCCCTGGCAGTGTTCGCGTTGAGCATTCCGATTGGCCTGAATCTCGGGGCGGAGTTCATGCCGCGACTCAACGAAGGGGACTTGCTCGTCGAAGCTGTCCGCTTGCCCAGCGCGACGCTGGAAGGTTCGATCGCCATGTCGACCCAGATCGAAAAGACGCTGCTGAAGTTTCCTGAGGTGAAAACGGTCTTCTGTAAAACGGGCCGTCCGGAAATCGCCAACGACGTGATGGGTGTCCACCAGACCGACGTCTGGGTGCTGCTTAAGCCGCCACACGATTGGCCGGAAGAGAAGACACGCGACGACCTGATCGAGGAAATGTCGGAAGTCCTGAACAGCAACGTGCCCGGTGTCGCATTTGGCTTCACACAGCCAATTGAAATGCGTGTCGATGAATTGGTCGCTGGCGTCAAAGCCGACGTGGCCGTGCTGCTGTATGGCGACGACTTGAACATCTTGGCGACCAAGGGCAAACAAATTGAAGCTGCTCTGCGAAAGATCCCAGGAGCAGTCGATGTGAAAGCCGATTACCAAGCCAACTTGTCGACCATTAACATCACAACCCAGCCCGACAAACTCGCCCGCTATGGGGTGGATGCTCAAAGCGTGCTGGACGTGATATCGTCGATCGGCGGCCTGCCTGTGGGGCAAATTTTTGATGGCCGGGCGAAGTTCCCGATTCTCGTTCGCATCCCTACCCAATGGCGCGAGAATCTGTCTCTGTTGGAGCAACTTCCGGTTGCCGAAGCAGGTGGGCAGCCGATTCCATTGAAAGAACTTGCCGAAATCAAGCTCGAAGAAACGCCTCCCAGCATCGAGCACGAAGCGATTCGTCGTCGTACCTTCATTGCGGCCAACGTTCGCGGTCGAGACGTCGCCTCGTTTGTCAACGAAGCGAAAGCGACCATTGCCAAGGAAGTCGAACTGCCGGCCGGATACGAAATCCAATGGGGTGGCGACTTCGAGAACCTGCAATCGGCCAGCCAGCGATTGGCATTGATCACACCGCTGGTGCTGTTGATCATCTTGCTGCTGCTGCACACCAGCTTGGGATCGGTTCGCCTGGCACTGTTGATCTTTCTGGCCGTGCCGATGGCCGCATCGGGTGGGATCATCGCGCTTGCCATGCGTGAGATGCCTTTCAGTATTTCGGCAGGGGTTGGCTTCATTGCGTTGTTCGGCGTGGCCGTGCTCAATGGTTTGGTCTGGGTGAGTGCCGCCGAGCATCAACGTAAGAACGGAATGCCGCTCGACCAAATCAGCCACGACACCGCACTGGCTCGACTTCGACCGGTGCTGATGACCGCGATGGTGGCTAGTCTCGGATTCTTGCCGATGGCCCTCTCGACCAGCGACGGTGCCGAAATGCAGCGACCACTGGCCACCGTGGTGATCGGCGGGCTGATTACTTCGACCCTGTTGACCTCGCTTGTCGTCCCGGCGATTTACCCTTGGTTCGCCAAAGGGCTGCCGGTGGACGAAGACGCCTAG
- a CDS encoding response regulator → MSETKKIRLVIADDHSVFRAGLKLLLQMNDDMEVVGEVSDTDHILEEIKRLEPDVLILDLTMPGGSTLPYIESLRRDVPNTRIIVLSMHDDLGLVRAALASGASGYVVKAAADTEVAAAIRAVASGKIFVDLDLDPSQVGSLLVAENDTSADDKKGPLKSLSAREKTVFLQLAKGYTNQEIADELDLSVKTVETYRGRIGVKLGLRSRADFVRFAVELGLIGPGNY, encoded by the coding sequence ATGAGTGAAACGAAGAAAATTCGATTAGTGATTGCTGACGATCACTCGGTCTTCCGTGCCGGACTGAAACTGCTGCTGCAGATGAACGACGACATGGAAGTGGTGGGCGAAGTTTCCGATACCGATCATATTCTGGAAGAAATAAAGCGGCTGGAACCGGACGTGCTGATTCTCGACCTGACGATGCCAGGCGGAAGCACGTTGCCCTACATCGAATCACTCCGACGCGATGTGCCGAACACGCGGATCATTGTGTTGTCGATGCATGATGATTTAGGGCTCGTCCGCGCGGCGCTGGCCAGTGGAGCGAGCGGATACGTTGTGAAAGCGGCCGCCGATACCGAGGTCGCCGCAGCGATTCGAGCGGTGGCCAGCGGCAAGATTTTTGTCGACCTCGATCTCGACCCGAGCCAGGTTGGATCGCTGTTGGTCGCCGAGAATGATACGTCCGCCGACGATAAGAAAGGACCCTTGAAAAGCTTGAGTGCCCGCGAGAAGACCGTCTTTCTGCAACTGGCCAAAGGGTACACGAACCAGGAGATCGCCGACGAGTTGGATCTCAGCGTGAAGACGGTCGAAACGTATCGCGGGCGAATCGGCGTGAAGCTGGGACTTCGCAGCCGAGCCGATTTCGTCCGTTTTGCGGTTGAGCTGGGCTTGATCGGGCCGGGCAATTATTGA